Proteins from one Longimicrobium sp. genomic window:
- a CDS encoding acyl-CoA dehydrogenase family protein has product MTDDPTSPNLAARVRAFVREELVPLEGRFMAEPFRALLPALGEARARAKAAGLWAPHLPRELGGQGLSLAVFARVSEALGWSPLGHYALNCQAPDVGNMELLHAHGSPEQRRRWLEPLARGEIRSCFSMTEPDRAGSNPVWLSTTAVRDGGQYVINGRKWFTSSADGAAFAIVMAVTNPDAEKPHARASQIVVPADTPGFRLVRNIPVMGEAGEDYFSHGEVAYEDCRVPVENRIGPEGAGFLLAQERLGSGRIHHCMRWIGVAERAFDLMCRRAAERELAPGDVLGTRQAVQHWIAESRAEIDAARLLTLDAAEKIDRGGARAARVEISTIKFYVAGVLQRVLDRAIQVHGAAGMTDDLLLSFWYRHERGARIYDGPDEVHKSLVAREVLKGYGVRGD; this is encoded by the coding sequence ATGACCGACGACCCGACCTCCCCCAACCTCGCCGCGCGCGTGCGCGCCTTCGTGCGCGAGGAGCTGGTGCCGCTGGAGGGGCGCTTCATGGCGGAGCCGTTCCGCGCGCTGCTGCCGGCGCTCGGCGAGGCGCGCGCGCGGGCGAAGGCGGCGGGGCTCTGGGCGCCGCACCTGCCGCGCGAGCTGGGCGGGCAGGGACTGTCGCTGGCGGTGTTCGCGCGGGTGAGCGAGGCGCTGGGGTGGAGCCCGCTCGGGCACTACGCGCTCAACTGCCAGGCCCCCGACGTCGGCAACATGGAGCTGCTGCACGCGCACGGCTCGCCCGAGCAGCGGCGGCGCTGGCTGGAGCCGCTTGCGCGCGGCGAAATCCGCAGCTGCTTCTCGATGACCGAGCCCGACCGCGCCGGCTCCAACCCCGTCTGGCTGTCGACGACGGCCGTGCGCGACGGCGGCCAGTACGTGATCAACGGGCGCAAGTGGTTCACCTCGTCCGCCGACGGCGCCGCGTTCGCCATCGTGATGGCGGTGACCAACCCCGACGCGGAGAAGCCGCACGCGCGCGCCAGCCAGATCGTCGTCCCCGCCGACACGCCGGGCTTCCGCCTGGTGCGCAACATCCCCGTGATGGGCGAGGCGGGCGAGGACTACTTCAGCCACGGCGAAGTCGCCTACGAAGACTGCCGCGTCCCGGTGGAGAACCGCATCGGCCCCGAGGGCGCCGGCTTCCTCCTGGCGCAGGAGCGGCTGGGGTCGGGGCGCATCCACCACTGCATGCGCTGGATCGGCGTGGCCGAGCGCGCCTTCGACCTCATGTGCCGCCGCGCCGCCGAACGCGAGCTGGCCCCCGGCGACGTGCTGGGGACGCGGCAGGCGGTGCAGCACTGGATCGCCGAGAGCCGCGCCGAGATCGACGCGGCGCGGCTCCTCACGCTGGACGCCGCGGAGAAGATCGACCGCGGCGGGGCGCGCGCGGCGCGGGTGGAGATCTCCACCATCAAGTTCTACGTGGCCGGCGTCCTCCAGCGCGTCCTCGACCGCGCGATCCAGGTGCACGGCGCCGCGGGAATGACCGACGACCTGCTGCTCTCCTTCTGGTACCGCCACGAGCGCGGCGCCCGCATCTACGACGGCCCCGACGAGGTGCACAAGTCGCTCGTCGCCCGCGAGGTGCTCAAGGGCTACGGCGTGCGGGGCGATTGA
- a CDS encoding DEAD/DEAH box helicase codes for MTDETDVIEQGAEVEAGSAFAELGLSPEIVQALDSLGYEEPTPIQVQAIPLLLGGRDVIGRAATGTGKTAAFALPLVERLDTGRGAVQALILAPTRELAVQVAEATHRYGARRGLRVLAVYGGQAIDRQLRELRRGVHVVVGTPGRILDHIRRRSLDLSGVGYVVLDEADEMLDMGFIEDIEAILEETPRERQTALFSATFPPRIAELAERHMRDPERVTVRQEQLETPLVRQVAYVVPRPYKLEALTRILDLEAPQSAILFCRTRNEVDELTEALGVRGYRPEALHGGLNQVQRDRVMKRFREGTADLLIATDVAARGLDVEHVSHVINYDIPQTPEAYVHRIGRTGRAGREGTAVTLVQPREQFLLRGIERVVGRPIERARVPTVADLRARRLELLRSAICETLEEAEYDAYREAVRPLAEQFDPLEIAAAAAKLAADATRGEEPENEVEIPQWETRDRGPRDRERDEGRGPRGRRDRFEERDGGGGRGPSRGLRGGGDTTRLFIGVGRRRGIRPSDIVGALAGETGIPGESIGAIEIADQFTLVEVGSQYADQVIERMRSATIKGRPVSIRRARES; via the coding sequence GTGACGGACGAAACGGACGTGATCGAGCAGGGGGCGGAGGTCGAGGCGGGTTCCGCGTTCGCGGAGCTGGGGCTCTCGCCCGAGATCGTGCAGGCGCTGGACTCGCTGGGGTACGAGGAGCCCACCCCGATCCAGGTGCAGGCGATCCCGCTCCTCCTCGGGGGGCGCGACGTGATCGGGCGGGCGGCCACGGGGACGGGGAAGACGGCGGCGTTCGCGCTGCCGCTGGTGGAGCGGCTGGACACCGGCCGCGGCGCGGTGCAGGCGCTGATCCTGGCGCCCACGCGCGAGCTGGCGGTGCAGGTGGCCGAGGCCACGCACCGCTACGGCGCCCGGCGGGGGCTGCGCGTGCTGGCGGTGTACGGCGGCCAGGCCATCGACCGGCAGCTGCGCGAGCTGAGGCGCGGGGTGCACGTGGTGGTGGGCACCCCCGGGCGCATCCTGGACCACATCCGGCGGCGCTCGCTGGACCTCTCGGGCGTGGGCTACGTGGTGCTCGACGAGGCCGACGAGATGCTCGACATGGGGTTCATCGAGGACATCGAGGCGATCCTCGAGGAGACCCCGCGCGAGCGGCAGACGGCGCTCTTCTCGGCCACCTTCCCCCCGCGCATCGCCGAGCTGGCCGAGCGGCACATGCGCGACCCGGAGCGGGTGACCGTCCGGCAGGAGCAGCTGGAGACGCCGCTGGTGCGGCAGGTGGCGTACGTGGTCCCGCGGCCCTACAAGCTGGAGGCGCTCACGCGCATCCTGGACCTGGAGGCGCCGCAGTCGGCCATCCTCTTCTGCCGCACGCGCAACGAGGTGGACGAGCTGACCGAGGCGCTGGGGGTGCGCGGCTACCGCCCCGAGGCGCTGCACGGCGGGCTCAACCAGGTGCAGCGCGACCGGGTGATGAAGCGCTTCCGGGAGGGCACCGCCGACCTGCTGATCGCCACCGACGTGGCGGCGCGCGGGCTGGACGTGGAGCACGTGAGCCACGTGATCAACTACGACATCCCGCAGACGCCCGAGGCGTACGTGCACCGCATCGGCCGCACGGGGCGCGCGGGGCGCGAGGGGACGGCGGTGACGCTGGTGCAGCCGCGCGAGCAGTTCCTGCTGCGCGGCATCGAGCGCGTGGTGGGGCGCCCGATCGAGCGGGCGCGGGTGCCCACGGTGGCCGACCTGCGGGCGCGGCGGCTGGAGCTGCTGCGCTCGGCGATCTGCGAGACGCTGGAGGAGGCGGAGTACGACGCCTACCGCGAGGCGGTGCGCCCGCTGGCCGAGCAGTTCGACCCGCTGGAGATCGCGGCCGCGGCGGCCAAGCTGGCGGCCGACGCCACCCGCGGCGAGGAGCCCGAGAACGAGGTGGAGATCCCGCAGTGGGAGACGCGCGACCGCGGGCCGCGGGACCGCGAGCGCGACGAGGGCCGCGGCCCGCGCGGGCGGCGCGACCGCTTCGAGGAGCGGGACGGCGGCGGCGGGCGAGGCCCGTCGCGGGGACTCCGCGGCGGGGGCGACACCACGCGCCTCTTCATCGGCGTGGGCCGGCGGCGCGGCATCCGCCCGTCCGACATCGTGGGCGCGCTGGCGGGGGAGACGGGGATCCCGGGCGAGTCGATCGGCGCCATCGAGATCGCCGACCAGTTCACGCTGGTCGAGGTCGGTTCGCAGTACGCCGACCAGGTGATCGAGCGCATGCGCAGCGCCACCATCAAGGGGCGGCCGGTGAGCATTCGACGGGCGCGGGAAAGCTGA
- a CDS encoding erythromycin esterase family protein: MAVEKLVEGVKEHALPLEDDRDLDPLLERIGDARVVLLGEASHGTGEYYTWRDRISRRLIAEKDFSFIAVEGDWPDCYAVNLFVKEWGDVGESAREVLHAFHRWPTWMWANEEVVALAEWMRETNRDRPDERKAGFYGLDVYSLWDSMEVVTRYLERRDPALAERARRAYGCFDPYEEDVQEYAFATAFVPTDCEEEVVQMLREMRSKGPQFREHGREAYFNAEQNALVALNAELYYRTMVRGGSASWNVRDTHMMETLQRLMKHHGPDAKAIVWEHNTHVGDARATDMARAGMVNVGQLARQEYGDECVIVGFSSYRGSVIAGDAWGSPMERMRVPEARGGSWEAVFHEAGAQDKLLLLEGFDEVPGALDPRGHRAIGVVYNPDAERYGNYVPTVMPYRYDAMLYIDESHAVHPLHLAPVPEHEVPETYPSGM; encoded by the coding sequence ATGGCCGTGGAGAAGCTCGTCGAGGGGGTGAAGGAGCACGCGCTGCCGCTGGAGGACGACCGCGACCTGGACCCGCTGCTGGAGCGCATCGGTGACGCGCGGGTGGTGCTGCTGGGCGAGGCGTCGCACGGCACCGGCGAGTACTACACCTGGCGCGACCGCATCAGCCGCCGCCTGATCGCCGAGAAGGACTTCTCGTTCATCGCCGTCGAGGGCGACTGGCCCGACTGCTACGCCGTCAACCTGTTCGTGAAGGAGTGGGGCGACGTGGGCGAGAGCGCCCGCGAGGTGCTGCACGCCTTCCACCGCTGGCCCACCTGGATGTGGGCCAACGAGGAGGTGGTGGCGCTCGCCGAGTGGATGCGGGAGACGAACCGCGACCGCCCCGACGAGCGCAAGGCGGGCTTCTACGGGCTCGACGTCTACTCGCTGTGGGACTCGATGGAGGTGGTCACCCGCTACCTGGAGCGGCGCGACCCCGCGCTGGCCGAGCGCGCGCGCCGGGCGTACGGCTGCTTCGACCCGTACGAGGAGGACGTGCAGGAGTACGCCTTCGCCACCGCCTTCGTCCCCACCGACTGCGAGGAGGAGGTGGTGCAGATGCTCCGGGAGATGCGCTCGAAGGGGCCGCAGTTCCGCGAGCACGGCCGCGAGGCGTACTTCAACGCCGAGCAGAACGCGCTGGTGGCGCTGAACGCAGAGCTGTACTACCGGACGATGGTGCGCGGCGGCTCGGCGAGCTGGAACGTGCGCGACACGCACATGATGGAGACGCTGCAGCGGCTGATGAAGCACCACGGCCCCGACGCGAAGGCCATCGTCTGGGAGCACAACACGCACGTGGGCGACGCGCGCGCCACCGACATGGCGCGCGCCGGGATGGTCAACGTCGGCCAGCTCGCGCGCCAGGAATACGGCGACGAGTGCGTGATCGTCGGCTTCTCGAGCTACCGGGGGAGCGTGATCGCGGGTGACGCGTGGGGGTCGCCGATGGAGCGGATGCGCGTGCCCGAGGCGCGCGGTGGGAGCTGGGAGGCCGTCTTCCACGAGGCGGGGGCGCAGGACAAGCTGCTCCTGCTGGAGGGCTTCGACGAGGTGCCGGGCGCGCTGGACCCGCGCGGCCACCGGGCCATCGGCGTGGTCTACAACCCCGACGCCGAGCGCTACGGGAACTACGTCCCCACCGTGATGCCGTACCGCTACGACGCCATGCTCTACATCGACGAGAGCCACGCCGTGCACCCGCTGCACCTGGCCCCCGTCCCCGAGCACGAGGTGCCCGAGACGTACCCGAGCGGGATGTGA
- a CDS encoding DUF4097 family beta strand repeat-containing protein, whose product MQTRIARAALPLAAALSLFALPAHAQDDSDFVSRCYRNNRDNDREVFCEERETRLGARDELRVDGRQNGGVSIRAWDGRDILVRAQIQTHAETRDEARDIARQVRVSTGGEIYAEGPDVGRRRHWSVSYVIFVPRRIDLEVETNNGPLSVTGVSGDMELRAHNGPLALRGVGGDVHARTTNGPLHVSLEGSRWSGEGLDAETTNGPVTLTIPAGYSAELETGTVNGPMNIDFPVTVQGRLNRRINTTLGRGGPPIRVITTNGPVTVRRS is encoded by the coding sequence ATGCAGACCCGAATCGCCCGCGCCGCCCTCCCGCTCGCCGCGGCGCTCTCGCTCTTCGCGCTCCCCGCGCACGCGCAGGACGACAGCGACTTCGTCTCGCGGTGCTACCGCAACAACCGCGACAACGACCGCGAGGTCTTCTGCGAGGAGCGCGAGACGCGCCTGGGCGCGCGCGACGAGCTGCGGGTGGACGGGCGCCAGAACGGCGGCGTGTCGATCCGCGCCTGGGACGGGCGCGACATCCTGGTCCGCGCGCAGATCCAGACCCACGCCGAGACCCGCGACGAGGCCCGCGACATCGCCCGGCAGGTGCGGGTCAGCACCGGCGGGGAGATCTACGCCGAGGGGCCCGACGTGGGGCGCCGGCGCCACTGGTCGGTGAGCTACGTGATCTTCGTCCCGCGCCGGATCGACCTGGAGGTGGAGACCAACAACGGGCCCCTCTCGGTCACCGGCGTGAGCGGCGACATGGAGCTGCGCGCCCACAACGGCCCCCTGGCGCTGCGCGGCGTGGGCGGCGACGTGCACGCGCGCACCACCAACGGCCCGCTGCACGTGTCGCTGGAGGGCTCGCGCTGGAGCGGCGAGGGGCTCGACGCCGAGACCACCAACGGCCCCGTCACCCTCACCATCCCCGCCGGCTACTCGGCCGAGCTGGAGACGGGCACCGTGAACGGGCCGATGAACATCGACTTCCCCGTCACCGTACAGGGCCGCCTGAACCGCCGCATCAACACCACCCTGGGCCGCGGCGGCCCCCCGATCCGCGTGATCACCACCAACGGGCCCGTGACGGTGCGGCGGTCGTAG
- a CDS encoding amidase, which yields MIPVETLYLPVAALAEQLRSRRLDPVELAEAYLDRLERLGPRLGAVVTLTRERALAEARAARAEIAAGRYRGPLHGVPYGAKDLIAAAGYPTTWGAQPYREQRFDRDATVVARLKEAGAVLVAKLASVELAGRMGYEQANASFTGPGRTPWNPEYWSGGSSSGPGAAVAAALVPFAIGSETWGSITTPAAFSGVTGLRPTYGRVSRAGAMALSWTMDKIGPLCRTAEDCGLILQAVAGPDPLDEASADRPYRHDARLPAGRKPRIGVLKGLAEGSQPEVQRNFAASVEALSDVAEIVRDVTLPKFPYGAAAGIIIDAEAASIFEELVDSGRVHELTAPEDRIGGYPGQVVLAKDYLRAMRIRTPAAVAMDRFFVEGGFDALAHPTRPTVAYPVGKKFSEAYSDARGGGEPIGGAANLLGLPGIALPNGFGRESLPTSFSLTGRAWDEGVLIALAAEYQRRTDWHRRTPPAFST from the coding sequence GTGATCCCGGTCGAGACGCTCTACCTCCCCGTCGCCGCGCTGGCGGAGCAGCTCCGCTCGCGCCGGCTGGACCCGGTGGAGCTGGCGGAAGCGTACCTGGACCGGCTGGAGCGCCTGGGGCCGCGGCTCGGCGCCGTGGTGACGCTCACGCGCGAGCGGGCGCTGGCGGAGGCGCGCGCCGCCAGGGCCGAGATCGCCGCCGGGCGCTACCGCGGGCCGCTGCACGGCGTCCCGTACGGCGCCAAGGACCTGATCGCCGCCGCGGGCTACCCCACCACGTGGGGGGCGCAGCCGTACCGCGAGCAGCGCTTCGACCGCGACGCCACGGTGGTCGCCAGGCTGAAGGAGGCCGGCGCGGTGCTGGTGGCCAAGCTGGCCTCGGTGGAGCTGGCGGGCAGGATGGGCTACGAGCAGGCGAACGCCTCGTTCACCGGGCCGGGGAGGACGCCCTGGAACCCGGAGTACTGGAGCGGCGGCTCGTCCAGCGGCCCCGGCGCGGCGGTGGCGGCCGCGCTCGTCCCCTTCGCCATCGGCTCGGAGACGTGGGGCTCCATCACCACCCCGGCAGCGTTCTCCGGGGTCACGGGGCTGCGCCCGACGTACGGCCGGGTGAGCCGCGCCGGCGCCATGGCGCTGTCGTGGACGATGGACAAGATCGGCCCGCTCTGCCGCACGGCCGAGGACTGCGGGCTCATCCTCCAGGCGGTCGCCGGGCCCGACCCGCTCGACGAGGCCTCGGCCGACCGCCCGTACCGCCACGACGCGCGTCTCCCGGCCGGGAGGAAGCCGCGCATCGGCGTGCTGAAGGGGCTGGCGGAGGGCTCGCAGCCCGAGGTGCAGCGCAACTTCGCCGCGTCGGTCGAGGCGCTCTCCGACGTCGCCGAGATCGTGCGCGACGTGACCCTGCCGAAGTTCCCCTACGGCGCCGCGGCGGGGATCATCATCGACGCCGAGGCGGCCAGCATCTTCGAGGAGCTGGTCGACTCGGGGCGCGTGCACGAGCTCACCGCGCCCGAGGACCGCATCGGCGGCTACCCGGGGCAGGTGGTGCTGGCCAAGGACTACCTGCGGGCGATGCGCATCCGCACCCCCGCGGCGGTGGCGATGGACCGCTTCTTCGTCGAAGGCGGCTTCGACGCGCTGGCGCACCCCACCCGCCCGACGGTGGCCTACCCGGTGGGGAAGAAGTTCAGCGAGGCCTACAGCGACGCCCGTGGCGGCGGCGAGCCGATCGGCGGCGCGGCCAACCTGCTGGGGCTCCCCGGCATCGCCCTGCCGAACGGCTTCGGGCGCGAGAGCCTCCCCACCTCGTTCTCGCTCACCGGCCGCGCCTGGGACGAGGGCGTGCTGATCGCCCTCGCCGCCGAGTACCAGCGCCGCACCGACTGGCACCGCCGCACCCCGCCCGCCTTCAGCACGTAG
- a CDS encoding penicillin-binding protein activator LpoB yields MNPLARASLRAAAALAVVLVSGGCATQVTRISPDQQIDLSGRWNDVDSRQVADAIIHQSFESQFGQSWALQYAQANAGRRPTVIVGSIRNRSMEHIPVTTFVRELERAYLASGQVQVVASAEERGEVREERLDQQEHASADTRARLGKERGAQYMLQGDISSIEDREGGRRVVYYQVDMTLVDLESNAKTWTGQHRIKKFVERPRFRL; encoded by the coding sequence ATGAACCCGCTCGCACGCGCATCGCTTCGCGCGGCCGCCGCCCTGGCGGTAGTCCTCGTCTCGGGAGGCTGCGCCACGCAGGTCACCCGCATCTCGCCCGACCAGCAGATCGACCTCTCCGGGCGCTGGAACGACGTCGACAGCCGCCAGGTGGCCGACGCCATCATCCACCAGAGCTTCGAGAGCCAGTTCGGGCAGAGCTGGGCGCTGCAGTACGCGCAGGCCAACGCCGGCCGCCGCCCCACCGTGATCGTCGGCAGCATCCGCAACCGCAGCATGGAGCACATCCCCGTCACCACCTTCGTGCGCGAGCTGGAGCGGGCCTACCTGGCCAGCGGCCAGGTGCAGGTGGTGGCCAGCGCCGAGGAGCGCGGCGAGGTGCGCGAGGAGCGGCTCGACCAGCAGGAGCACGCCTCGGCCGACACCCGCGCCCGGCTGGGGAAGGAGCGCGGCGCGCAGTACATGCTCCAGGGCGACATCAGCTCCATCGAAGACCGCGAGGGCGGCCGCCGCGTGGTCTACTACCAGGTCGACATGACGCTGGTGGACCTGGAGAGCAACGCCAAGACGTGGACCGGGCAGCACCGCATCAAGAAGTTCGTCGAGCGGCCCCGCTTCCGCCTCTAG
- a CDS encoding alpha-amylase family glycosyl hydrolase — translation MADNPQWWQRGVIYQVYPRSFLDTDGDGVGDLPGIAARLDYLRWLGVDAIWISPFYPSPMRDFGYDVTDHTGVDPLFGTLADFDALLAEAHARGLRVILDYIPNHTSDLHPWFVESRSSRESPKRDWYIWRDAAPGGGPPNNWISAFGGSAWEWDDATGQYFLHTFLRSQPDLNWREPAVEAAMLDVVRFWMDRGVDGLRLDAVQNVVKDDLFRDNPPNPDYRPGVDDPFDRLERVWSGDRPEVHEVIARMRRVADEYPGDRVLIGEIYNKVERIIPYYGRELGGCHFPYNFQLIVLPWEARTLDAAIRRYEALLPGGAWPNWVLGNHDRHRIATRVGAAQARVAAVLLLTLRGTPTLYYGDEIGMADVPIPPGRVQDPWEKNLPGQGLGRDPERTPMQWSGAPNAGFTTGTPWLPLAADYRETNVQVQRCEPDSMLALYRRLLRLRRAEPALCVGTYAPVDASGDVLAYVREAEGTRFLVALNLGAEPAALDFGGAGEIAVSTHLEREGKPVRGRIELGGDEGVVVRLAA, via the coding sequence ATGGCTGACAATCCTCAGTGGTGGCAGCGCGGGGTGATCTACCAGGTCTACCCGCGCTCTTTTCTGGATACCGACGGCGACGGGGTGGGCGACCTGCCGGGGATCGCGGCGCGGCTCGACTACCTGAGGTGGCTGGGCGTGGACGCCATCTGGATCTCGCCCTTCTACCCCTCGCCGATGCGCGACTTCGGGTACGACGTCACCGACCACACCGGCGTCGACCCCCTCTTCGGCACGCTGGCGGACTTCGACGCGCTGCTGGCGGAGGCGCACGCGCGCGGGCTGCGCGTCATTCTCGACTACATCCCCAACCACACCTCCGACCTGCACCCCTGGTTCGTGGAATCGCGCTCCTCGCGCGAGAGCCCGAAGCGCGACTGGTACATCTGGCGCGACGCGGCGCCGGGCGGCGGGCCGCCGAACAACTGGATCAGCGCGTTCGGCGGGAGCGCGTGGGAGTGGGACGACGCCACGGGGCAGTACTTCCTGCACACCTTCCTGCGCTCGCAGCCGGACCTCAACTGGCGAGAGCCCGCCGTCGAGGCGGCGATGCTGGACGTGGTGCGCTTCTGGATGGACCGCGGGGTCGACGGCCTGCGGCTGGACGCGGTGCAGAACGTCGTCAAAGACGACCTCTTCCGCGACAATCCGCCGAATCCCGACTATCGGCCGGGCGTCGACGACCCGTTCGACCGGCTGGAGCGCGTCTGGTCCGGCGACCGTCCCGAGGTGCACGAGGTGATCGCCCGCATGCGGCGCGTCGCCGACGAGTATCCCGGCGACCGCGTGCTGATCGGCGAGATCTACAACAAGGTCGAGCGGATCATCCCGTACTACGGGCGCGAGCTGGGCGGCTGCCACTTCCCCTACAACTTCCAGCTCATCGTGCTGCCGTGGGAGGCGCGCACGCTGGACGCGGCGATCCGGCGCTACGAGGCGCTGCTGCCGGGCGGCGCCTGGCCCAACTGGGTGCTCGGCAACCACGACCGCCACCGCATCGCCACGCGGGTGGGGGCGGCGCAGGCGCGCGTGGCCGCCGTGCTGCTGCTGACGCTGCGCGGCACGCCCACGCTCTACTACGGCGACGAGATCGGGATGGCCGACGTGCCGATCCCGCCCGGGCGGGTGCAGGACCCGTGGGAGAAGAACCTCCCCGGCCAGGGCCTGGGCCGCGACCCCGAGCGCACGCCGATGCAGTGGAGCGGCGCCCCGAACGCCGGCTTCACCACCGGCACGCCCTGGCTCCCGCTCGCCGCCGACTACCGCGAGACGAACGTGCAGGTGCAGCGCTGCGAGCCGGACTCCATGCTGGCCCTCTACCGCCGCCTGCTCCGGCTGCGCCGCGCCGAGCCCGCGCTCTGCGTCGGCACGTACGCGCCCGTGGACGCGTCGGGCGACGTGCTCGCCTACGTGCGCGAGGCGGAGGGGACGCGCTTCCTGGTCGCCCTCAACCTCGGCGCGGAGCCGGCCGCGCTCGACTTCGGCGGGGCGGGGGAGATCGCCGTCTCGACGCACCTCGAGCGCGAGGGGAAACCGGTCCGGGGGAGGATCGAGCTGGGCGGGGACGAGGGCGTGGTGGTGCGACTGGCGGCGTAG
- a CDS encoding TetR/AcrR family transcriptional regulator: MPEQALTDSKEARRRAILDSAVRVFAEHGFFAARIRDIAAGAGVAEGTIYLYFDGKDDLLLTAFREKVAEFVSSVRQVLDSGEPFERRLARFIEMQFESIEAEPQLATVLLLESRQSSKFYGGAVRDVLRTYAQAIDELMMSGEAEGAIRAGADFPLARRMLIGSLEEIELEWLLGERTRPLVPLAPKLAAAFYRGLAP, encoded by the coding sequence ATGCCTGAGCAAGCGCTCACCGACAGCAAGGAAGCGCGGCGCCGCGCCATCCTCGACTCGGCGGTGCGGGTGTTCGCCGAGCACGGCTTCTTCGCCGCGCGCATCCGCGACATCGCGGCCGGGGCGGGAGTGGCCGAGGGCACCATCTACCTCTACTTCGACGGCAAGGACGACCTGCTGCTCACCGCCTTCCGCGAGAAGGTGGCCGAGTTCGTCTCGTCCGTGCGCCAGGTGCTCGACTCGGGCGAGCCGTTCGAGCGGCGGCTGGCGCGCTTCATCGAGATGCAGTTCGAGAGCATCGAGGCCGAGCCGCAGCTGGCCACCGTGCTCCTCCTGGAGTCGCGCCAGTCCAGCAAGTTCTACGGCGGCGCCGTGCGCGACGTGCTGCGCACCTACGCCCAGGCCATCGACGAGCTGATGATGAGCGGCGAGGCCGAGGGCGCCATCCGCGCGGGCGCCGACTTCCCCCTCGCCCGCCGCATGCTCATCGGCTCGCTGGAGGAGATCGAGCTGGAGTGGCTCCTGGGCGAGCGCACCCGCCCCCTGGTCCCCCTCGCCCCCAAGCTCGCCGCCGCCTTCTACCGCGGCCTCGCCCCGTAA
- a CDS encoding alpha/beta fold hydrolase yields MPTLRVNGATLHYEDTGSGPETVVFAHGLLWSGRMFDAQVAALRDRYRCITFDFRGQGQSEVTADGYDMDTLTGDAAALIESLGAAPCHFVGLSMGGFVGMRLAIRRPGLLRSLVLMETSADPEPNVLKYRVLGGVVRLFGRRGFRLVMPRVMRIMFGRRFLEDPAREDERRLWRERGMENHPVGILRALDGVIERRAVYDELDRIALPTLVMVGDQDVATVPAKAERIAARIPGARLVTIPGAGHTSSVEEPELVNRTLTEFLASVSAAPTPA; encoded by the coding sequence ATGCCCACCCTGCGCGTCAACGGCGCGACCCTGCATTACGAGGACACCGGCTCCGGGCCCGAGACCGTGGTGTTCGCGCACGGGCTGCTGTGGAGCGGGCGGATGTTCGACGCGCAGGTGGCCGCGCTCCGTGACCGCTACCGCTGCATCACCTTCGACTTCCGCGGGCAGGGGCAGAGCGAGGTCACGGCGGACGGCTACGACATGGACACGCTCACCGGAGACGCGGCGGCGCTGATCGAGTCGTTGGGCGCGGCGCCGTGCCACTTCGTGGGGCTCTCCATGGGCGGGTTCGTCGGGATGCGGCTGGCGATCCGCCGCCCCGGGCTGCTGCGCTCGCTGGTGCTGATGGAGACCTCGGCCGACCCCGAGCCGAACGTGCTGAAGTACCGCGTGCTGGGCGGCGTCGTGCGGTTGTTCGGCCGGCGCGGCTTCCGCCTGGTGATGCCGCGGGTGATGCGCATCATGTTCGGCCGCAGGTTCCTGGAAGACCCGGCGCGCGAGGACGAGCGGCGGCTCTGGCGGGAGCGGGGGATGGAGAACCACCCCGTCGGCATCCTGCGCGCGCTGGACGGCGTGATCGAGCGCCGCGCCGTCTACGACGAGCTGGACCGCATCGCCCTTCCCACGCTGGTGATGGTGGGCGACCAGGACGTGGCCACCGTCCCCGCGAAGGCCGAGCGCATCGCCGCCCGCATCCCCGGCGCCAGGCTGGTGACGATCCCCGGCGCCGGCCACACCTCGTCCGTCGAGGAGCCCGAGCTCGTCAACCGCACACTGACGGAATTCCTGGCCTCCGTCTCCGCCGCCCCCACCCCGGCGTGA